gagaaaatccggcAGCACTAGGCTGGGCATCACAACTAGGTCAATCTCTATTTCTAGAAGTTTCTAGGTGTCCCCCAATAGGGGCGGTGAAGAATGTCTATCCCCTTGCTCGATACCCCAGTAGCTAAGGTAGTGCCTGGTACATATTAAACTACAAAAATTCTTGGATGGCTGGATATGGATAGAAGGAAAGGGATTTGCGAGCGGAAGCGCGTTGTGTCCGAAGGCGCTTTGTGAAGGACAGTGGGTCACACCCAGCCCCGGACGTTTGATGTTACTGGGGTCACGCGCTCCCCTACCACCCGCGGTCAGAAGGCACCCTCCCGGGGCTGCCCGGGACCCGGAAGCTGGGTCTCCCGGCCGAGAGCCGCCAGGCCATCAGTCCCACGTGGCCTGAGGCCCGCAGCTGATTGGCCACGGGCCGTCCCACCCCTTGGCCCGGAGCCCAGAATCGGCGCCCCGCAGCGGCGCGGCGGGCCCGAGACGGCGGGAGCATGGAGACGTCGGCGGTGGCCGCGGCTTTGGGGTTCTTGCTTCTGGCCGGGGCGGCGGGCTCGGCCCGGGACGAGGCCCGGGAGGCGGCAGCCGTGCGGGCCCTCCTGGCCCGGCTGCTGGGCCCGGGGCCGGCGGGCAACTTCTCGGTGTCGGTGGAGCGCGCCCTGGCGGCCGAGTCGGGCTTGGACACCTACCGCCTgagcggcggcggcgcggggacGCGGGTGCGCGTGGCCGGCTCCACGGGCGTGGCGGCCGCCGCGGGGCTGCACCGCTACCTGCGCGACTTCTGCGGCGGCCACGTGGCCTGGTCCGGCGCCCAGCTGCGCCTGCCGCAGCCGCTGCCCGCCGTGCCCGGGGAGCTGACCGAGGCCACGCCCAGCAGGTACCGCGCGCCCCGCGGCTGCCGCCCGCGTCCCGGAGCCGGGCGCCCGCCCCCTCGCCCAGGCCCCCGCCCCACGTCCGCGCTAGGCTGGTGGTCCGGGAACGAGGGCCACTGAGAAGGGCGCGCTGGCCTTCCGGCGACCAGCCGTGGCTTCAGTTCCGAGCCCTGCTGtgtccttgagcaagtcacttagcCCCTGGGAGCCCCAGTTGGAGTCACCTGGAAAATGTTAACAGCCATCTCTACCATGCAGTGCAGGTCCTGAAGGTTTCCCCGAGGATGGGGGTAGAATCGGTGGGGCCTGGTGGGTAAATTGTCCCACCTGCCTCGCCCCACCCTCTCTGGAAGAGGAACTCCGCCcgccccttctcccccgccccttGTTCCAGCACTTGCCACCTTGGAGGAGCTCCATCCACACACTGGGAGAAGAGAGCCCCTCTCCCTTTCCAGGACAGAGACCATCTTTGCCCCGTAACCCTTACTAAGGCTGGGTGAAAGTGAAGAGGCTCACACAAGAGGCCCTGGAGGCggctggggcaggggggcgggaCCTCAGGAATGCAGTGCCCAGTTGGGACCCTTCCCTCCTTAGGGAGATCCTGGGGCGGGAGCGCTGGTTCCCGGGCGGGGCCTCCCTCTGGCTCTTCCAGGGCCCTTGAACCCTGCGGGGATGGGGGGCCTGCCCTCTGCCCCAAGGTCTCAGCCCGGCCCGGCCCTGCCCGCAGGTACCGCTATTACCAGAACGTCTGCACGCAAAGCTACTCCTTTGTGTGGTGGGACTGGGCCCGCTGGGAGCAGGAGATCGACTGGATGGCACTGAACGGCATCAACCTGGCGCTGGCCTGGAGTGGCCAGGAGGCCATCTGGCAGCGGGTGCGTGCCCACCGGGCCCCTCCACACTCTCCTGCCCGCCACACTGGCCCGCAGCTGGGTGAGCTGCAGGGGCCACCCCAGGGGTCCCCTCCTGCGCAGCGTCAGCACCAGGTGCCGCATCTGGCACACAGAATAAGGGCGCCAGAAGTGGTTTGGTAGTGCCTGATGGCTCCAGCCCTCCGGAAGCTGAGGCATCGGTGCTTGAGACACGCTTGTGCGCAGCACTTCCCGTGCTAGGCCCCAGCCCCCCAGGGCAGGCCCCTCACTCCCCACCTCGCCTGGTCCCGTAGGTCTCATGAGCAGCTCTAGGTCTGCGCCATCTTCCCCGCCCTTACTCTTGGCCTCGGTTCAGGCTCTCACCCTCTCTTTGGATCCCCACAAGAGCCTCTGAACTGGGCTCCTGGCTCCCCAACTTCCTCTGGTGTCCCTTCAGAAATGCAGATCTGGCCGTGACCTCCCACTGCTCACCCCCCCCTCCCAGGAGTCCCCCTCTTGGCCTCAAGCTTTGCCTGGGGCCACCTGCAGCCTCCAGCACCTGGGCCTGGagtccctgggctccagctgtcCTTGCCCATCCATCAGGCCAACCTTGTTCCAGGAAGGCCCTGACATGGCCTCTCCGGCTTTGTGCCCCACCAGTCACCTACCTGCCAGAGGTGACACATCAGTGAACTCACCTGTTTACAGGTCTGTTTCTCCTGGACCATGGGCTCCTTGCAGGCAGGGCTCATATTTTGTCTTTGGAGCCCTAGCACCCAGCACAGAGAAGACATGAgtgaatgttgaatgaatgagtgaatggagaTGAATTTATTTATGTGTGGTTGTCACCACCTCCTCAGGTGTACCTGGCCTTGGGCCTGACTCAAGCAGAGATTGATGATTACTTCACTGGTCCTGCCTTCCTGGCCTGGGGGCGCATGGGCAACCTGCACAGCTGGGGTGGCCCCCTGCCCCGCTCATGGCACCTCAAGCAGCTTTACCTGCAAGTAAGAagatggggaagggaaggggggcagAAGAAATGCGGCACAGCCCTTAGCCCAGGGACAGTGATGTCTGGCCAGCCTCAGGGCTCGTGGGTACGGCGTGCCCTGGGTGAGGCAGGGGCCTCACACCCTGGGGGTCGGGTCATGGGGGCTGCAGTGGTGGTGTCACCGGCTTCCCCCTCCCGTTCTTCCCAGCATCGGATCCTGGACCGGATGCGCTCCTTTGGCATGATCCCAGTGTTGCCTGCCTTTGCGGGGCACGTGCCCAAGGCTATCACCAGGTAAGgggccccctcaccccccacccagtTCAGAGAAAGACGTTTTTTCCCCTGCAAGACATGATTAAGAAAAAGTTAAGCTCCGAAATTAGttctgggtttcattcctggctctgccactgatgggctgtgtgaccttggacacatTGCATGACTATTCTGTGCCTCCCTTTCTTCGTTTGTAAAACAGGGGTGCTTACGCTTACCTGCTTTGCTGTAAGGGTTTGTAATTACACATATCTGTATTTAATATATCCGGCCTGACACAGTGTTAGCAAATGGCAGCTCTCGTTAGCGGTAGTGGGGCTCGCTggtctcctctttcctttctcccctctGTGCCACCCACTCTTGTCTGCCTGGGGAAATTCTTCAAGGTCCCACTGAGACCTTCCTCCTTCAGGAAGCCTTCCCAGTCACTCTGACATTGGCCACCATGTCCTTTATGCCTGTGAGAACCTGCACTCGTCACATCGCTCAGCACAGGCTGCTTCCTTGCTGGCTGCTCCATTGCTCCCCCACTGGGCTACAGGAGCCTCCTTCATTCGTTCATTCGGTGAACATTTGTCCAGCTGTGTAGGGCGAGACCCACCTCTCGGCTGGGCCCAGGGCAGGAGGCAAAAAGgtgccctgagcccctgctcctgATAGGAGACCCCCTGGCACAGGGTTACAATAAGTGAGAAGGGTGAACTAGATGTGGGCCCACCTTGGGGTCACTTCTGAATGGGGAAGAGGGTCAGAGAGGGCTCAGAGCAGAGGCAGTGTCCAGCCAGGTCTTGAAAAATGAGAGTTGTTTGTTTAGGCcagtggggggctgggggtggggtagggagagagagagcaaaagTTTTCCACGATAGGCGCAACTTAAGGTGGGCCAGGAGTCACCGGGTGGACGGCAGGGAGGGACACAGGACGCAGCACGAGCAGGAGCAAGCGAACATCTGAGctgtcaccccccccccccccagggtctTCCCTCAGGTCAATGTCACCCAGCTGGGTAGCTGGGGACACTTCAACTGCTCCTACTCCTGCTCCTTTCTCCTGGCACCGGGGGAccccatgttccccatcatcggGAGCCTCTTCCTGCGGGAGCTGACCAAAGAGTTTGGCACGGACCACATCTACGGGGCCGACACTTTCAACGAGATGCAGCCCCCCTCCTCGGACCCCTCCTACCTCGCCGCTGCCACTGCCGCCGTCTATGAGGCCATGATTGCAGGTAGGGTGCCCGGGCAAGCTCACCGTGACACagcactttacagtttacaaagccCCTTCTTCACACTCTGTCTGAGAGCATGAGCTCTGGAGCCAGACGCCCAGTGCTGCCCCTTCTGCCCATCCGTGCAATGGGCAGGTAGAGGGCTGCCTGGCCCACCTAGGAGGCCCCTCAAGCGTTGGTATTGAAAATGCTGTGTTTGGTCTCTCCCGCGCTGCTGAGTTAGGTAATGGAGAGCAGGAATTACGGGATGCCCAAAGCCAGTCGTGTTCTTCCTGCTGCACAAATGGGAACCCAGCGCTGCTTCCTGCCACTTTAGCGGGGGGCCGGGGGGTCAGGAATGGCTTGGTGGGAGGCCCCTGTGTCAGCCTGGCGCCTGGCACCATAGTGGCTCAGGCGTCCTTGAGCAGGGCTGATTGAAGCCGACGCAGGCCCGCACATGCAGTGCCAGCATCACCGGGGAGCCTGAGGGacatgcagattctcaggcccaCCCGAGACCTTCTGAATCAGAACGCCTAGGGCCGGGGCCTGGGAACTGGTGATTAAGACCATGGGGTACTTCTAACGCACCAAGCAGCTTGAGGAATACGCTCCTGGAGCTGCCAGCTGTGGGTCAGGGGTTGGAGAAGATTTGTGTGAGAGAATAATGCCCACTGGCAGGAGGGAACAAGGCAGGGGGTAGGAAAAGCCCTGTAACTTCTCCGGATCTCTGCTGCCTCGTCTGTTCCCCCgggcctcccctcacccctcttcTCTGCACCCCCACCACAGTGGACCCCGATGCCGTGTGGCTGCTCCAAGGCTGGCTCTTCCAGCACCAACCCCAATTCTGGAGGCCTGCCCAGGTGGAGGCTGTGCTGGGGGCCGTGCCCCGCGGCCGCCTTCTGCTCCTGGACCTGTTTGCTGAGTCGCAGCCCGTGTACAGCCGCACGGCCTCCTTCCAGGGCCAGCCCTTCCTCTGGTGCATGCTGCATAACTTCGGGGGCAACCACGGCCTGTTCGGGAGCCTGGAGGCCGTGAACCAGGGCCCCGCAGCCGCCCGCCTCTTCCCCAACTCCACCATGGTAGGCACGGGCATGGCCCCTGAAGGCATTGGCCAGAACGAAGTGGTCTATGCCCTCATGGCTGAGCTGGGTTGGCGCAAGGAGCCAGTGCCAGATTTGGGGGCCTGGGTGACCAGCTTTGCTGACCGGCGGTATGGGGTTCCCCACGAGGACGCAGAGGCAGCCTGGAGGCTGCTGCTCAGGAGTGTCTACAACTGCTCCGGCGAGGCCTGCAGGGGGCACAACCGCAGCCCGCTGGTGCGGCGGCCCTCCCTGCAGATGGACACCACTGTCTGGTACAACCGATCCGATGTGTTTGAGGCCTGGCAGCTGCTGCTGAAAGCCGCTCCCGCCCTGGCTTCCAGCCCGGCCTTCCGCTATGACCTGCTGGACGTCACCCGCCAGGCAGCCCAGGAACTGGTCAGCTTGTACTACGGGGCGGTGAAGACCGCCTACGTGAACAAGGACCTGGTTGCCCTGCTGAGGGCTGGAGGCATCCTAGTCTACGAGCTCCTGCCCGCCCTGGACGAGGTACTGGCCAGTGACAGCCGCTTCCTGCTGGGCAGCTGGCTGGAGCAGGCCAGGATGGCCGCGGTCAGCGAGGCCGAGGCCCTCTTCTATGAGCAGAACAGCCGCTACCAGCTAACCCTGTGGGGACCAGAGGGCAACATCCTGGACTATGCCAACAAGCAGCTGGCAGGCCTGGTGTCTGACTATTACACTCCCCGCTGGCAGCTCTTCCTGGAGGCGGTGATTGAGAGCCTGGTCCAGGGCACCCCCTTCCAGCAGCACAAGTTTGACCAGAGGGTCTTCCAGCTGGAGCAGGCCTTCGTCCTCAGCACGTGGAGATATCCCAGCCAGCCGCAAGGCGACACCGTGGACCTGGCCAAACGGCTCTTCCTCAAATATT
This genomic stretch from Dasypus novemcinctus isolate mDasNov1 chromosome 21, mDasNov1.1.hap2, whole genome shotgun sequence harbors:
- the NAGLU gene encoding alpha-N-acetylglucosaminidase isoform X1; this translates as METSAVAAALGFLLLAGAAGSARDEAREAAAVRALLARLLGPGPAGNFSVSVERALAAESGLDTYRLSGGGAGTRVRVAGSTGVAAAAGLHRYLRDFCGGHVAWSGAQLRLPQPLPAVPGELTEATPSRYRYYQNVCTQSYSFVWWDWARWEQEIDWMALNGINLALAWSGQEAIWQRVYLALGLTQAEIDDYFTGPAFLAWGRMGNLHSWGGPLPRSWHLKQLYLQHRILDRMRSFGMIPVLPAFAGHVPKAITRVFPQVNVTQLGSWGHFNCSYSCSFLLAPGDPMFPIIGSLFLRELTKEFGTDHIYGADTFNEMQPPSSDPSYLAAATAAVYEAMIAVDPDAVWLLQGWLFQHQPQFWRPAQVEAVLGAVPRGRLLLLDLFAESQPVYSRTASFQGQPFLWCMLHNFGGNHGLFGSLEAVNQGPAAARLFPNSTMVGTGMAPEGIGQNEVVYALMAELGWRKEPVPDLGAWVTSFADRRYGVPHEDAEAAWRLLLRSVYNCSGEACRGHNRSPLVRRPSLQMDTTVWYNRSDVFEAWQLLLKAAPALASSPAFRYDLLDVTRQAAQELVSLYYGAVKTAYVNKDLVALLRAGGILVYELLPALDEVLASDSRFLLGSWLEQARMAAVSEAEALFYEQNSRYQLTLWGPEGNILDYANKQLAGLVSDYYTPRWQLFLEAVIESLVQGTPFQQHKFDQRVFQLEQAFVLSTWRYPSQPQGDTVDLAKRLFLKYYPRWVAGTL
- the NAGLU gene encoding alpha-N-acetylglucosaminidase isoform X2; the encoded protein is MLTAISTMQCRYRYYQNVCTQSYSFVWWDWARWEQEIDWMALNGINLALAWSGQEAIWQRVYLALGLTQAEIDDYFTGPAFLAWGRMGNLHSWGGPLPRSWHLKQLYLQHRILDRMRSFGMIPVLPAFAGHVPKAITRVFPQVNVTQLGSWGHFNCSYSCSFLLAPGDPMFPIIGSLFLRELTKEFGTDHIYGADTFNEMQPPSSDPSYLAAATAAVYEAMIAVDPDAVWLLQGWLFQHQPQFWRPAQVEAVLGAVPRGRLLLLDLFAESQPVYSRTASFQGQPFLWCMLHNFGGNHGLFGSLEAVNQGPAAARLFPNSTMVGTGMAPEGIGQNEVVYALMAELGWRKEPVPDLGAWVTSFADRRYGVPHEDAEAAWRLLLRSVYNCSGEACRGHNRSPLVRRPSLQMDTTVWYNRSDVFEAWQLLLKAAPALASSPAFRYDLLDVTRQAAQELVSLYYGAVKTAYVNKDLVALLRAGGILVYELLPALDEVLASDSRFLLGSWLEQARMAAVSEAEALFYEQNSRYQLTLWGPEGNILDYANKQLAGLVSDYYTPRWQLFLEAVIESLVQGTPFQQHKFDQRVFQLEQAFVLSTWRYPSQPQGDTVDLAKRLFLKYYPRWVAGTL